The following proteins are co-located in the Terriglobales bacterium genome:
- a CDS encoding PilZ domain-containing protein codes for MSDARTGRRFPLNLPITIREGESADQTSGTTQNVSAAGVYIHADAELQVGSQIEFEITLPSDIIGGNNDVRVRCQGRVVRRERPQGDKGGVACVIDNYKFVRGAQQ; via the coding sequence TTGTCCGACGCTAGAACAGGCAGAAGGTTCCCTCTGAATCTGCCGATTACCATCCGGGAGGGAGAGTCCGCCGATCAGACCTCGGGCACCACACAGAACGTGAGTGCCGCCGGCGTGTACATTCACGCTGACGCGGAGCTGCAGGTCGGCTCTCAGATTGAATTCGAGATTACGCTTCCGTCCGACATCATCGGAGGCAACAACGATGTGCGCGTGCGTTGCCAGGGACGCGTGGTGCGCAGAGAGCGTCCGCAGGGAGACAAGGGCGGCGTGGCCTGCGTGATCGATAACTATAAATTCGTGCGTGGCGCGCAGCAGTGA
- the dnaN gene encoding DNA polymerase III subunit beta, with protein MEIVLTQTELLKELTATQGVVERKTTIPILSNFLFEAAGDRLTITATDLDLSLRTSCPATVKKEGSCTIPARKLYDYVKLLPEGQVTIKQMENHWVQIRAGRSNTKMVGMARANFPALPTFPSGSATKLPVAVLRNLIAKTVFAISNEESRYTLNGALMVIKAESIAMVATDGHRLAHIETKADFPGVNGEMKTLIPRKAMNELRSLIDQTDEEFIEFAKDDSTLFFRIGGRLLTSRQLTGQFPNYEAVLPRDNNKAVVVSCADLLGAIQRVAQFADERSGAIRIKLDKDELRLSSSSTDAGESEDTIETSYKSDPLIVGFNSQYLLDFLKVTNSGEVRLEFKDSQSAGQLRPEGSGDEYKYRYIIMPMRI; from the coding sequence ATGGAGATTGTCCTCACGCAGACTGAGTTGCTGAAGGAATTGACCGCGACTCAGGGAGTGGTCGAGCGCAAGACGACAATTCCGATTCTCTCGAATTTTTTGTTTGAAGCCGCGGGCGATCGCCTCACGATTACGGCCACTGATCTTGATCTGAGTTTGCGCACATCCTGTCCTGCGACAGTGAAGAAAGAAGGCTCATGCACGATCCCAGCGCGCAAGCTGTACGACTACGTGAAGCTGTTGCCCGAGGGCCAGGTCACCATCAAGCAGATGGAAAACCACTGGGTGCAGATTCGTGCGGGACGATCGAATACGAAAATGGTCGGCATGGCGCGCGCGAATTTCCCCGCGTTGCCGACGTTCCCTTCCGGCTCGGCAACAAAACTTCCGGTTGCCGTTCTGCGCAATCTGATCGCAAAGACTGTTTTCGCGATCTCGAACGAAGAATCGCGTTACACGCTCAATGGCGCGCTGATGGTGATCAAGGCAGAGTCGATCGCGATGGTCGCAACCGACGGGCATCGTCTTGCTCACATTGAAACCAAGGCCGACTTCCCCGGCGTGAACGGTGAGATGAAGACGCTCATCCCGCGCAAGGCAATGAACGAGCTGCGCTCGCTGATCGATCAGACCGATGAAGAGTTCATTGAATTCGCGAAAGACGATTCGACGCTCTTCTTCCGTATCGGCGGACGGTTGCTTACCTCCCGTCAGCTCACCGGACAATTCCCTAACTACGAAGCTGTCCTCCCGCGCGACAACAACAAAGCCGTAGTCGTAAGCTGCGCCGATCTGCTCGGCGCCATCCAGCGCGTAGCGCAATTCGCTGACGAGCGCTCGGGCGCGATCCGCATAAAACTCGATAAAGATGAACTTCGACTCTCGTCATCCTCAACTGATGCCGGCGAATCGGAAGACACGATCGAAACCAGCTACAAATCGGATCCGCTCATCGTCGGATTCAACTCGCAGTACCTGCTCGACTTCCTGAAGGTCACCAATTCCGGCGAAGTGCGGCTGGAGTTCAAAGACTCGCAGTCAGCCGGGCAATTACGTCCGGAGGGCAGTGGCGACGAGTACAAGTATCGTTACATCATCATGCCCATGCGGATTTGA
- a CDS encoding response regulator, giving the protein MANILCVDDEPHVVTLKCAILESAGHSVTACTSARDAIDKLRHNAYDAVVTDWRLGDANGRAVVQAAKDHSSMPVVVVSGYVAEAFQAAEPLADLYLEKPVNPEELVTIVNELLKNQERDGEAKKTSSKQ; this is encoded by the coding sequence ATGGCAAACATCCTCTGCGTGGATGATGAGCCCCACGTTGTAACTCTGAAGTGCGCCATCCTCGAATCGGCAGGACACTCCGTGACCGCCTGCACCTCGGCGCGCGATGCCATCGATAAGCTCCGCCACAACGCCTACGACGCCGTCGTGACCGATTGGCGGCTTGGTGATGCCAATGGACGGGCGGTTGTCCAGGCGGCGAAAGACCATTCCAGCATGCCGGTTGTTGTTGTTTCCGGATACGTGGCCGAGGCGTTTCAAGCTGCTGAGCCTCTCGCCGATCTCTACCTCGAAAAGCCAGTCAATCCCGAAGAGTTGGTCACCATCGTTAACGAGCTGCTGAAGAACCAGGAGCGCGATGGGGAGGCGAAGAAGACCAGTAGTAAGCAGTAG
- a CDS encoding ATP-binding protein: MSSRTQFVNRHPWLVALVALGAVQLASSGILQGATLAAFADVLQFTIMLLMVVGTAVNIPRSEGAVRGFWTLMTVSAAMWAFDYWMWVYYEVIRRAHMPTPQPGDILLILHVVPIMMALAMLPHRLTKDGSSIASRLEFALIACWWIYLYFQFTFVWQMLHYEAGPFHRNFNLLYHAELATAIVGLFYLAQHSSGAWQEIYNHYLIGFLIYAPTSAIINILIQQGSYTSGGLWDLPLTISIAYIAWIGFHARKLNPQPDGKRQERYTGLAVPEWVASFAAASIPAIALFSFERLQDPPEVRRFRIALSFVAMLVIAILIFTRQQLLNRRLAHLLDDSKHAYDNLERLQTQVMLSEKLASIGRLVSGAAHELNNPLTAILGYSELIADDQSVPAAQRGFAEKISQQARRTKNLVSNLLSFARQTPPQMRLTDINALVNNACQLRIGSLSGKISLVRDLNADLPPVVGDDNHLLQVFLHVLNNAVDAVEEVGGGQITVRTRANDDRVVVEISDTGPGITEPARVFDPFYTTKPLGQGTGLGLSACYGIVQQHEATIECENLQPHGALFRITFKAVPKPTPPEVATVS, encoded by the coding sequence GTGTCGTCGCGCACACAATTCGTAAATCGACATCCCTGGCTCGTCGCGCTCGTAGCCCTTGGGGCGGTGCAACTGGCCAGCTCCGGGATTCTGCAGGGGGCGACCCTTGCGGCATTTGCCGACGTGCTTCAGTTCACCATCATGCTGCTGATGGTTGTCGGCACGGCGGTGAATATTCCGCGATCCGAGGGCGCGGTTCGTGGATTTTGGACGCTGATGACCGTCAGCGCGGCGATGTGGGCCTTCGATTATTGGATGTGGGTGTACTACGAAGTCATCCGCCGCGCGCATATGCCAACTCCGCAGCCCGGGGACATACTTCTTATCCTCCACGTGGTCCCCATCATGATGGCATTGGCGATGCTGCCGCATCGCCTCACCAAAGATGGGTCTTCGATCGCAAGCCGGCTTGAATTCGCCCTTATCGCGTGCTGGTGGATTTATCTGTACTTCCAGTTCACGTTCGTCTGGCAAATGCTGCACTACGAAGCAGGCCCATTTCATCGTAATTTCAACTTGCTTTATCACGCGGAGCTCGCGACCGCCATCGTCGGCTTGTTTTACCTTGCGCAGCACAGTTCCGGAGCATGGCAGGAAATTTACAACCATTACCTGATCGGATTCCTGATCTACGCTCCCACCTCCGCAATCATCAACATCCTTATTCAGCAGGGGAGCTACACCAGCGGCGGGTTATGGGATCTTCCGCTCACCATCTCCATCGCTTACATAGCCTGGATTGGATTCCACGCGCGCAAGCTGAATCCGCAACCGGACGGAAAACGGCAAGAGCGCTATACCGGGCTTGCAGTTCCAGAATGGGTCGCAAGCTTTGCGGCAGCCAGCATACCGGCCATTGCCCTGTTTTCGTTTGAGCGGCTGCAGGATCCGCCGGAGGTGCGTCGCTTTCGCATTGCGCTCAGCTTTGTAGCCATGCTGGTGATAGCAATTCTCATCTTCACGCGCCAGCAGCTTCTCAATCGCAGGCTCGCGCATCTTCTGGACGACTCTAAGCACGCCTACGACAACCTCGAAAGACTGCAAACGCAGGTGATGCTCTCCGAAAAGCTCGCCTCGATTGGACGGCTGGTATCCGGTGCAGCCCATGAGCTGAATAATCCTCTTACCGCCATCTTGGGCTATTCAGAATTGATCGCCGACGACCAAAGCGTGCCCGCGGCGCAGCGCGGATTTGCGGAAAAGATCTCTCAGCAAGCCCGTCGCACCAAGAATCTGGTTTCAAATCTGCTCTCGTTTGCCCGGCAGACTCCACCGCAAATGCGGCTAACGGACATCAATGCGCTCGTCAACAACGCGTGCCAGCTCAGGATCGGCAGCTTGTCGGGAAAGATTTCATTGGTCCGCGATCTAAACGCCGATCTTCCACCGGTGGTAGGCGACGACAACCATTTGTTGCAGGTCTTCCTTCACGTACTCAACAATGCCGTGGACGCTGTCGAAGAAGTCGGTGGCGGCCAAATTACCGTCCGAACCCGTGCCAACGATGATCGAGTCGTCGTAGAAATCTCCGACACTGGCCCGGGAATCACCGAACCTGCGCGCGTCTTCGATCCCTTTTACACGACTAAACCTCTTGGACAGGGCACCGGGCTCGGACTTAGCGCTTGCTACGGCATCGTCCAGCAGCACGAAGCGACCATCGAGTGCGAAAACTTGCAGCCGCACGGTGCGCTGTTTCGCATCACTTTCAAAGCGGTTCCAAAACCAACTCCTCCAGAAGTCGCAACCGTCTCCTAG
- a CDS encoding response regulator transcription factor, whose translation MLKIILADSQAIFRAGAAKVLAVEDDFRIVAQCENTDRMMVALESFRANVLIFSTAMRVDIRQLVEAAKKIKTRLIIVIESADNSAQYLQLGISGVVFRNVSGASLVECVRKVSRGETWVQDAGAAAEATENDIVGARVRDRLTPKELRIVALIVQGFKNKEIATQLGTTEQVIKNYLRNVYDKIGVSDRLELALFTIHHRILNEAAAALVGSATNQMSN comes from the coding sequence ATGCTTAAGATTATTCTGGCCGATAGCCAAGCCATATTCCGCGCCGGCGCCGCCAAGGTGCTGGCCGTCGAAGACGATTTCCGCATCGTCGCGCAATGCGAAAACACCGACCGCATGATGGTCGCGCTGGAGAGCTTCCGCGCCAACGTCCTCATCTTTTCCACCGCGATGCGCGTGGACATTCGCCAGCTCGTCGAAGCCGCGAAGAAGATCAAGACGCGCCTCATCATCGTCATCGAAAGCGCCGACAACAGCGCGCAGTACTTGCAGCTCGGCATCAGCGGCGTGGTCTTCCGCAACGTGAGCGGAGCATCGCTGGTCGAGTGTGTGCGCAAAGTCTCTCGCGGCGAAACCTGGGTTCAGGACGCCGGAGCCGCCGCCGAAGCGACGGAGAACGACATCGTCGGAGCGCGCGTTCGCGACCGCCTCACGCCTAAAGAGCTGCGCATCGTTGCGTTGATCGTTCAGGGATTCAAGAACAAAGAGATCGCCACGCAGCTCGGTACCACCGAACAGGTGATTAAGAACTATCTTCGAAACGTCTATGACAAGATCGGTGTTTCCGACCGCCTTGAGCTCGCGCTCTTCACGATTCATCACCGCATCCTGAACGAAGCTGCTGCCGCGTTGGTGGGCAGTGCAACGAATCAGATGAGCAATTGA
- a CDS encoding glycoside hydrolase family 3 C-terminal domain-containing protein yields the protein MIRPIVRLCSVLFLLATLFAQTNAPSSTGAQSLDPAVERRVDSILSRMSTEQKIDYLGGVRGFYIRGYKELGIPELKMSDGPVGVRNYGPSTTMGGIGLAASWDPALVERMGKVLGEDARARGVHFLLGPGVNIHRAPMNGRNFEYFGEDPFLAARTTVAYIEGLQSQGVIATIKHYMGNNSEYDRHNSDSEIDERTMREIYFPAFEAAVKEAHVGAIMDSYNFINGEHATQNSFINTDIAKKDWGFDGIIMSDWGATYDGVAAANGGLDLEMPSGKFMNRDTLLPALQSGKVSQQTIDDHVRRILRTAIRFGFFDRDQTEASIPKLNPEGREVALEAARESFVLLKNEGDILPLNKSSIRTIAVIGPDAYPAQPDGGGSAHVVPFHAVSYLEGLTSYFSGQANAPKILYSAGLKSFREMAEATDFTTDENNGEAGLRAEEFDNMTLSGSPVRTHVDRHVNFGSDSYEAPTGVGSIRWSGYYTAHTGGPHDFFVLGPGENGGYRLYVDDKIIADNWERATAILNFGTLTLEPGSKHKIRLEYYRHNAWGPKRVLLGVLPASEAVDAEAKQIASSADVVFLFPGFDNTIETEGGDRTFRLPPGQDELIKEITAANKKTIVILTAGGNVDMAPWVDQVPALMHGWYSGEQGGTALAQLVFGDYSPSGHLPISLERRWEDNATFNSYYPNDGPKRIKYTEGVFVGYRHFDHDNIKPLFPFGFGLSYTSFGFKNLNISPANRGPVTVSFDVTNTGGRAGAEVAQVYVGAAQSSVPRPPKELKGFSKVLLRPGETKHVSVSLDSRAFSYYDVKTHGWKIDPGTYNIYVGSSDADIKLQGKVNQ from the coding sequence TTGATTCGACCGATCGTGCGGTTGTGCTCTGTGCTGTTTCTGCTTGCCACCCTCTTCGCGCAAACCAATGCGCCGAGCAGTACCGGTGCGCAGTCGCTGGATCCTGCAGTCGAACGGCGGGTCGATTCCATCCTGAGCCGCATGTCGACCGAGCAGAAGATCGACTATCTAGGCGGAGTCAGAGGTTTCTATATCCGCGGATATAAAGAACTCGGCATTCCCGAATTGAAAATGTCGGATGGACCGGTGGGTGTCCGCAATTATGGACCATCGACGACCATGGGCGGAATCGGACTAGCCGCCTCGTGGGATCCGGCACTGGTTGAGCGCATGGGCAAAGTGCTCGGCGAAGATGCGCGCGCGCGCGGAGTGCACTTCCTGCTTGGGCCGGGCGTAAACATTCATCGCGCTCCAATGAATGGCCGCAACTTTGAGTACTTCGGCGAAGATCCATTCCTCGCGGCGCGCACCACCGTTGCGTACATCGAAGGACTGCAGAGCCAGGGCGTGATCGCAACCATCAAGCACTACATGGGCAACAACTCGGAGTACGACCGCCACAACAGCGACTCCGAGATCGATGAGCGCACCATGCGCGAGATTTATTTTCCGGCATTTGAGGCAGCGGTGAAAGAAGCTCACGTCGGCGCGATCATGGATTCCTACAACTTCATCAACGGCGAGCACGCTACGCAGAATTCGTTCATCAACACCGATATTGCCAAGAAGGATTGGGGATTTGACGGCATCATCATGTCCGATTGGGGCGCGACGTATGACGGCGTCGCTGCAGCGAATGGCGGACTCGATCTGGAAATGCCATCAGGCAAGTTCATGAATCGCGACACGCTCCTGCCTGCGCTGCAATCCGGGAAAGTATCGCAGCAGACCATCGACGATCACGTGCGCCGAATCCTGCGCACGGCGATTCGCTTCGGCTTCTTTGATCGCGATCAGACCGAGGCAAGCATTCCCAAGCTCAACCCGGAAGGCCGCGAAGTCGCGCTCGAAGCCGCGCGCGAGAGTTTCGTCTTGCTGAAGAACGAAGGCGATATCCTGCCTCTGAATAAAAGCAGCATTCGTACCATTGCAGTCATTGGTCCCGATGCCTATCCGGCACAGCCGGACGGCGGTGGCAGCGCGCACGTAGTGCCCTTCCATGCCGTGAGCTATCTCGAAGGACTCACAAGCTATTTCTCCGGCCAGGCGAATGCTCCGAAGATTCTCTACAGCGCTGGGCTGAAGTCATTTCGGGAAATGGCCGAAGCGACCGACTTCACCACAGACGAGAACAATGGGGAAGCCGGATTACGTGCCGAAGAATTTGACAACATGACGCTGAGCGGATCGCCGGTGCGCACGCACGTGGATCGTCACGTGAATTTCGGCTCCGACAGCTACGAGGCTCCCACTGGAGTCGGCTCGATTCGCTGGAGCGGCTACTACACCGCGCACACCGGCGGCCCACATGACTTCTTCGTACTCGGGCCCGGCGAGAACGGCGGATATCGCTTATATGTCGACGACAAAATCATTGCCGATAACTGGGAGCGCGCGACCGCGATCCTGAACTTCGGAACGCTGACGCTGGAGCCAGGCAGCAAACACAAAATTCGCCTCGAGTACTACCGCCACAACGCATGGGGACCGAAGCGCGTGCTGCTTGGAGTGCTGCCTGCATCCGAAGCTGTCGATGCCGAGGCGAAGCAGATCGCATCGAGCGCTGATGTCGTTTTTCTGTTTCCTGGATTCGACAACACAATTGAGACTGAAGGCGGCGATCGTACATTCCGCCTGCCTCCGGGTCAGGATGAACTCATAAAAGAAATCACGGCGGCGAATAAGAAGACAATTGTCATACTCACCGCCGGAGGCAACGTCGATATGGCGCCCTGGGTCGATCAGGTGCCTGCACTCATGCACGGCTGGTATTCCGGCGAGCAGGGCGGCACCGCTCTCGCGCAACTCGTCTTTGGCGATTACAGCCCGTCAGGACATCTGCCGATCTCGCTCGAACGCCGCTGGGAAGATAACGCGACTTTCAACAGCTACTATCCGAACGATGGACCAAAACGGATCAAGTACACCGAAGGCGTCTTTGTCGGCTATCGTCATTTCGATCATGACAACATCAAGCCACTCTTCCCATTTGGATTTGGGCTTTCCTATACAAGCTTCGGTTTCAAGAACCTGAACATCTCTCCAGCGAATCGAGGTCCGGTGACTGTGAGCTTCGACGTCACCAACACAGGTGGGCGTGCAGGAGCTGAAGTCGCCCAGGTATATGTGGGAGCCGCGCAGAGTTCGGTTCCGCGTCCGCCCAAGGAATTGAAGGGATTTTCCAAAGTGCTGCTTCGTCCCGGCGAAACGAAGCACGTTTCCGTCTCGCTCGATTCGCGAGCGTTCTCGTACTACGACGTGAAGACGCACGGATGGAAGATCGATCCCGGAACTTACAACATCTACGTCGGAAGCTCGGATGCGGATATCAAGCTGCAAGGCAAGGTGAATCAATAA
- a CDS encoding type I phosphomannose isomerase catalytic subunit produces the protein MSELYPLLLLPEFHERVWGTKDLSAFYPSHKVGSEPIGEVWLTGEGCRVANGALQGRTLGELAAEHGEALNGSRARDRRFPLLMKLLFPKERLSVQVHPDDQGAKKIGQTCGKTECWYVLTATPEATVGLGLKPGINRRQVEDSIHAKNMEQLLNWIPVKVGDMIYVDAGTVHAIGPGSVLLETQQNSDTTYRLYDYGRPRELHIDRGLEAMKEVTRAGKVKSRGGDGRIVLVSSPSFEVDKMLLNDRKELSTADASGNSSVHCIVGLRGCGIIESEGKPAISVGRGEAAVVPAELGKYSIRPQWEFEFVRASLPGGVSEPETDRVAALAGSV, from the coding sequence ATGTCTGAACTTTATCCATTACTTCTCCTGCCGGAATTTCACGAACGCGTCTGGGGCACGAAGGACCTGAGCGCGTTTTATCCGTCACACAAAGTCGGATCTGAACCCATCGGCGAAGTGTGGCTTACCGGCGAAGGCTGCCGTGTTGCCAACGGCGCACTTCAGGGACGCACGCTGGGCGAACTCGCTGCTGAGCATGGAGAAGCGTTGAATGGAAGTCGCGCTCGCGACAGACGCTTCCCGTTATTGATGAAGCTTCTATTCCCGAAAGAGCGCCTATCGGTGCAGGTTCATCCCGACGACCAGGGCGCGAAGAAAATAGGCCAGACGTGCGGGAAAACGGAGTGCTGGTACGTGCTCACTGCTACTCCAGAAGCCACCGTTGGACTCGGACTGAAGCCAGGGATCAATCGCCGACAAGTTGAAGACTCTATCCACGCCAAGAACATGGAGCAGCTTCTCAACTGGATTCCCGTCAAAGTCGGCGACATGATCTACGTCGATGCCGGCACCGTACATGCGATCGGTCCAGGCTCCGTCCTCCTCGAAACGCAGCAGAATTCCGACACGACCTATCGCCTCTACGACTACGGCCGTCCGCGCGAGCTGCACATCGATCGCGGCTTGGAAGCGATGAAGGAAGTAACACGTGCCGGCAAGGTGAAGAGCCGCGGTGGAGACGGAAGAATCGTCCTGGTTTCGTCGCCTTCCTTCGAAGTGGACAAGATGTTGCTAAACGATCGGAAAGAACTGAGCACGGCCGATGCGTCGGGAAATTCTTCTGTTCACTGCATCGTCGGCCTCCGCGGTTGTGGAATCATCGAGAGCGAAGGGAAACCAGCGATCAGCGTTGGCCGCGGCGAGGCAGCGGTTGTTCCGGCCGAGTTGGGCAAATACAGTATTCGTCCTCAGTGGGAGTTCGAGTTTGTCCGCGCGTCTTTGCCTGGCGGCGTGAGTGAACCGGAAACCGATCGCGTGGCGGCATTGGCCGGATCTGTGTAG
- a CDS encoding DUF2277 domain-containing protein: MCRNIKNLFNFDPPVTSDEVRDASLQFVRKISGFNKPSRANEAAFYAAIDEISASAERLLQSLQTSAPARNREEEAAKARARAQERFGIVG; the protein is encoded by the coding sequence ATGTGCCGAAATATAAAGAACCTGTTCAACTTCGACCCGCCGGTCACATCCGATGAAGTCCGGGATGCATCGCTCCAGTTCGTGAGAAAGATCTCCGGATTCAACAAGCCATCGCGCGCGAACGAAGCCGCGTTCTATGCAGCGATCGATGAAATTTCCGCCAGCGCGGAGCGACTGCTCCAGTCGCTCCAGACCTCCGCGCCAGCCAGGAACCGCGAAGAAGAAGCTGCCAAGGCCCGCGCACGCGCTCAAGAAAGATTTGGAATCGTCGGCTAA